In one Brienomyrus brachyistius isolate T26 chromosome 12, BBRACH_0.4, whole genome shotgun sequence genomic region, the following are encoded:
- the LOC125705307 gene encoding ubiquitin carboxyl-terminal hydrolase isozyme L1-like isoform X2, whose amino-acid sequence MKKTTRFTSFLKQTVGNSCGTVGLLHAVANNKDKLEFESDSVLKTFLEDTVNMSAEERGRQLESNQEIHKVHDGVAVEGQCQVEEGEMGFHLITFVNVEGQLWELGLRGAL is encoded by the exons ATGAAGAAGACCACACGGTTTACAAGTTTCCTCAAACAGACTGTGGGAAACTCATGTGGAACGGTTGGGCTTCTGCATGCTGTGGCCAACAATAAAGACAAACTAGAATTTG AGAGTGACTCTGTGCTGAAAACGTTCTTAGAAGACACAGTAAACATGTCTGCAGAGGAAAGAGGCAGACAGCTGGAAAGCAATCAG GAAATTCATAAAGTACATGATGGGGTGGCAGTGGAGGGACAGTGTCAG GTAGAAGAAGGAGAAATGGGTTTTCACTTAATTACTTTTGTCAATGTGGAGGGACAGCTGTGGGAACTGG GTCTCCGTGGTGCTCTTTGA
- the LOC125705307 gene encoding ubiquitin carboxyl-terminal hydrolase isozyme L1-like isoform X1, whose product MKKTTRFTSFLKQTVGNSCGTVGLLHAVANNKDKLEFESDSVLKTFLEDTVNMSAEERGRQLESNQEIHKVHDGVAVEGQCQVEEGEMGFHLITFVNVEGQLWELDGRMNLPVNHGATNEDSFVTVYSI is encoded by the exons ATGAAGAAGACCACACGGTTTACAAGTTTCCTCAAACAGACTGTGGGAAACTCATGTGGAACGGTTGGGCTTCTGCATGCTGTGGCCAACAATAAAGACAAACTAGAATTTG AGAGTGACTCTGTGCTGAAAACGTTCTTAGAAGACACAGTAAACATGTCTGCAGAGGAAAGAGGCAGACAGCTGGAAAGCAATCAG GAAATTCATAAAGTACATGATGGGGTGGCAGTGGAGGGACAGTGTCAG GTAGAAGAAGGAGAAATGGGTTTTCACTTAATTACTTTTGTCAATGTGGAGGGACAGCTGTGGGAACTGG ATGGAAGAATGAATCTCCCTGTGAATCATGGTGCTACAAATGAAGACAGTTTTGTAACTGTATACAGTATTTAA